The proteins below come from a single Papaver somniferum cultivar HN1 chromosome 11, ASM357369v1, whole genome shotgun sequence genomic window:
- the LOC113323676 gene encoding elicitor-responsive protein 1-like: protein MTRGILEVLLIAGCDLKKAHFFGKRNPFVIIKYGYHSRTSKIAQGKGPHSRRKRVWDETFTFDVEYPDAELKKDHELKISFTVMERSHSCCFIKDTFIGEATVYIKDVLSLGEEVGKAAIRPTEYRVVLSNKVYHGEIRVAVSFRKVEDEEDQDVEDGKKVQSLINE from the exons ATGACAAGAGGGATACTCGAGGTGTTGCTTATTGCTGGTTGTGATTTAAAGAAGGCCCATTTCTTCG GGAAAAGGAATCCTTTCGTAATAATAAAGTATGGTTATCATAGTCGGACGAGCAAGATTGCCCAAG GAAAAGGACCGCATTCGCGAAGGAAGAGGGTATGGGACGAAACATTTACATTTGATGTCGAGTATCCAGATGCTGAACTTAAAAAAGACCATGAGTTGAAAATCTCATTCACGGTCATGGAGAGAAGTCATAGTTGTTGCTTCATTAAGGACACATTCATTGGAGAAGCGAC GGTTTACATAAAGGACGTACTGTCGCTAGGAGAAGAAGTGGGAAAAGCTGCAATAAGACCGACAGAATACCGAGTTGTCCTCAGTAACAAGGTATACCATGGAGAAATTCGAGTGGCCGTATCATTTCGAAAGGTAGAAGATGAGGAGGATCAAGATGTGGAGGACGGAAAGAAAGTTCAATCACTGATAAATGAGTGA